GAGCGACGCCGGTGAAGAGAACGTTCTGATTGTCTTGCTTGATGCCTTTCAGGTAGATACCATCCGGCAATTGCTTCACTGCTTCGTTCATCAGATGAACAGGAAGGTTGCGATCAGCCTGCAGATTCTCAACAGCCTCTTGGCGTGCCTTCAGCGCCGCGATTTCTCCCTGGAGGTTTGCAACTTCTTTGATCTCAGAGTCCAGCTTTGTGATTTCGGAGGTGATGAAGGTGTTTCGATCTTGCTGCTCGGAGATCTGGTGCTGGTACCAGAGGTAGATACCGCCGGCAATGGCAAGGCCTGCCAATGCCGACAACCCCAAGGAAGTGTTGAAGACTTGGCGCGCTTTCTTGCGCGCCATCTCCCGATGCGGAAGTAAGTTGATCAATATCACCGCGCGAACCTCCGCATAGCCAAGCCGCAGGCCGTCAAGTACGAGGGCGCTTCACGCAGCATCTTTTTCTCACGCACACCCTTGCCGATCTCCATGCCATCGAATGGATTAACAACTTGGCACGGGAAGTTGGTGTGCTGGGTCACTACCTCGGTCAAGCCCGAAAGACCCGCTGTACCGCCGGCCAGAAGAATGTAGTCGACCTTGTTGTGCGGCGTGCTGGTGAAGAAGAACTTCAGGGCGCGTTCAATCTCCTGCGAAAGCGACTCCACAAACGGCTCAAGAACCGTCTGCGCATAGTCTTCCGGCAGTTCGCCTGAACGTTTCTTAGTCTCCGCCTCTTCCTGTGTGAAGCCGTATTGGCGCGCCAGCATTTGCGTCAACTGGGCACCACCAAAAACTTGATCGCGCTCGTACAGCAGTTCGTCGTTCCGAAGCACCTGCATGTTGGAAGACATCGCCCCGATCTCGATCAAAGCGATCACTGCGTCGGCACCGCCGCCGGGTAGGCGCGCGATGATTCGATTGGCAGCCAATCGGGACGCATAGTTCTCCACATCCATCACCACAGGCGTAAGGCCGCAGGCTTCAGCGAGACCCTGACGGTCTTCAACTTTTTCCTTGCGTGAGGCAGCGATGACCACTTCCACGTCACCTGCGG
This genomic interval from Ottowia oryzae contains the following:
- a CDS encoding PilN domain-containing protein, which produces MILINLLPHREMARKKARQVFNTSLGLSALAGLAIAGGIYLWYQHQISEQQDRNTFITSEITKLDSEIKEVANLQGEIAALKARQEAVENLQADRNLPVHLMNEAVKQLPDGIYLKGIKQDNQNVLFTGVAQSNERVSELLRNLERNSDWVTKPELIEIVAANMALTPREQRRVYNFTVRVQLQRASAPASGASAAGRT
- a CDS encoding pilus assembly protein PilM, with product MNAGSLFGRQSASLLGLDVSPSSVKLVELSQDRAGNLVLERCGIEPFEAGWISDGNIEKFDEVVEATRRLVSRSGTKTKQVAMALPASVVITKKIILPGGLSERELEVQVETEANQYIPFSLDEVALDFCVVGPSPTSAGDVEVVIAASRKEKVEDRQGLAEACGLTPVVMDVENYASRLAANRIIARLPGGGADAVIALIEIGAMSSNMQVLRNDELLYERDQVFGGAQLTQMLARQYGFTQEEAETKKRSGELPEDYAQTVLEPFVESLSQEIERALKFFFTSTPHNKVDYILLAGGTAGLSGLTEVVTQHTNFPCQVVNPFDGMEIGKGVREKKMLREAPSYLTACGLAMRRFAR